Proteins from a genomic interval of Sander vitreus isolate 19-12246 chromosome 6, sanVit1, whole genome shotgun sequence:
- the LOC144518917 gene encoding uncharacterized protein LOC144518917, whose amino-acid sequence MNRSLESLKTLLLQRQEATQRRVEKAEILEHTVVFLQNTAKGDKTRAGGGDGGAEGQKHSFQDGFSACLHTATQFLGPEGKGLWLGAALDASFAARFSHSVSDSAGVQRRTEAHSSSSSLLLRKSSRSILRLLMDRSGHRLCTPALTVTSCVQTNGDSHHFPTTPQQPHKVTSRASKQSPSQNQPVSQSMWRPWP is encoded by the exons ATGAACCGCAGCCTGGAGAGCCTAAAGACTCTTTTGCTACAGCGGCAG GAAGCTACTCAGCGCAGAGTGGAGAAAGCTGAGATACTAGAGCACACAGTCGTCTTCCTGCAGAACACTGCCAAAGGAGACAAGACGAGAGCTGGAGGTGGTGATGGTGGAGCAGAAGGCCAGAAACACTCATTCCAAGACGGCTTCTCCGCCTGCCTGCACACAGCTACTCAGTTCCTGGGACCTGAGGGGAAAGGCCTGTGGCTTGGTGCCGCACTGGATGCATCTTTCGCTGCTCGCTTTTCCCATTCAGTCTCTGACTCTGCAGGCGTCCAAAGAAGAACTGAAGCTCAttcctcctccagctctctgCTTCTCAGGAAGTCCTCCAGGTCTATTCTTCGGCTGCTGATGGACAGGTCCGGGCACAGACTGTGCACGCCTGCCCTTACTGTGACCAGTTGTGTTCAGACCAATGGAGACTCACATCACTTCCCCACGACTCCCCAACAGCCCCACAAAGTGACGAGTCGAGCGAGCAAACAGAGCCCGTCCCAGAACCAACCGGTCAGCCAGTCAATGTGGAGGCCGTGGCCCTGA